A section of the Vespa velutina chromosome 6, iVesVel2.1, whole genome shotgun sequence genome encodes:
- the LOC124949608 gene encoding uncharacterized protein LOC124949608 has protein sequence MKGSFLSTFPFRSIMRIYFLIGVIALATALEDAVSQRQINGDHLDQEEGVIDKIFNIPITAVKQTAIAAQSFTPENKETIDNIFQIPISTLEAVGRLVKTTSSQRLENADEIQKRRQERRDRIQAQREEQRLRREQIQNERLQKKALRYPRHHQNDPFGLNSLTKLFIGHHGAIYRPQQIHSFLGNYHCCLSDGHGGNHGIHGSHGGVHEILGGGGHGSNIYQVHENIDEGNGSVGTFFGHFSLNPSKDKIQNKIAPSINDEQNDPIFDNISTRRKDRSRYRYDEHPPLENKIAPRNTKITFV, from the exons ATGAAAGGCAGCTTTCTCAGCACCTTTCCTTTTCGCTCGATCATGCGAATTTACTTTCTGATTGGTGTCATTGCTCTCGCTACTGCATTGGAGGAT gcTGTTTCACAACGCCAGATTAATGGAGATCATCTTGACCAGGAAGAAGGtgtaatcgataaaatatttaac ATTCCAATTACGGCGGTTAAACAAACTGCAATAGCGGCGCAATCGTTCACAccggaaaataaagaaacgatcgaCAACATTTTTCAG ATTCCAATTTCAACGTTGGAGGCCGTTGGAAGACTCGTAAAAACAACTTCGTCACAAAGATTAGAAAACGCTGATGAAATTCAAAAGAGACGTCAGGAGAGACGCGATAGGATACAGGCTCAACGAGAGGAACAAAGATTAAGAAGAGAGCAAATACAAAACGAACGATTGCAAAAGAAAGCATTGAGATATCCGAGACATCATCAAAATGATCCTTTTGGATTAAATTCATTGACGAAGCTTTTTATTGGCCATCATGGTGCCATTTACAGACCTCAACAAATACATTCTTTTCTTGGAAATTATCATTGTTGTCTGAGTGATGGTCATGGCGGTAATCATGGAATTCATGGAAGCCATGGAg GTGTACATGAAATTCTTGGTGGTGGCGGACATGGTTCTAACATATATCAGGTACACGAAAATATCGACGAAGGTAATGGATCGGTTGGAACATTTTTCGGGCATTTTTCGTTGAATCcatcgaaagataaaattcaGAATAAGATAGCACCGTCGATCAATGACGAACAAAATGATCCAATATTTGACAATATTTCGACAAGGAGAAAGGACAGATCTAGATATCGATACGACGAGCACCCACCATTAGAGAATAAAATAGCTCCACGAAATACCAAGATTACGTTTGTTTGA
- the LOC124949643 gene encoding uncharacterized protein LOC124949643: MKFMWTLCGLFLIASIVASNPIVKRDAENDLSPLNEVYVFEADEDQSVDDERADRDKRKIGVVKLGVSNGIINFVFGKLDAFLDAKTKALTILDESNKAKNAIFGIDNSQSATSQFIGSLVSQKIQAGTASINPVINSASTFFNTAKSGLASAFVSKLAPLSSIVGGLSGGGTATGGVSVGGGVSVDNGSSGAGASQLLGNLLSSKVGIISNLSSGSSGGTSDTSSGSGTNANSGTSAGINLGAFANLGGKTESGSTTTTTEENIPMFDRQKVSLDIPPRIFGSGFTLITNISRILNNIILNSARRTQTLLEIFKPFFRGVFAIKGLPSDNPQ, from the exons ATGAAGTTCATGTGGACGTTGTGCGGTTTGTTCCTGATCGCCAGTATCGTTGCTTCCAATCCAATAGTAAAAAGAGATGCCGAAAATGATCTGAGCCCTTTGAATGAA GTGTACGTATTCGAGGCTGACGAGGATCAAAGTGTTGACGATGAGAGAGCTGAcagagataagagaaaaattggtGTCGTCAAATTGGGAGTATCAAATGGTATTATCAACTTTGTCTTTGGT aaattagaTGCCTTCCTGGACGCTAAGACAAAAGCATTAACGATATTGGACGAATCTAATAAAGCTAAGAACGCAATTTTTGGCATAGACAATAGTCAATCAGCAACCAGTCAATTTATCGGCAGTCTCGTCTCTCAGAAGATTCAAGCGGGTACGGCCAGTATCAATCCGGTGATAAACAGTGCCTcgacattttttaatactgCGAAGAGTGGATTGGCCAGTGCGTTCGTTTCAAAATTGGCGCCATTGAGTTCTATTGTCGGTGGTCTTAGTGGTGGAGGAACAG CTACAGGTGGTGTCAGCGTTGGTGGAGGAGTCAGCGTAGATAATGGAAGTTCTGGTGCAGGAGCATCCCAATTATTGGGTAACTTGCTCTCCTCAAAAGTAGGAATTATATCAAACCTGAGCTCCGGTAGTAGCGGTGGAACTTCCGATACTTCGAGCGGAAGCGGAACCAATGCTAACTCTGGTACCTCTGCTGGAATTAATCTTGGAGCGTTCGCGAATCTAGGAGGG AAAACTGAGAGCGGTTctacaacgacaacaacggaGGAAAATATTCCGATGTTCGATAGACAAAAGGTATCATTGGATATACCGCCACGTATCTTTGGTTCTGGCTTTACTTTGATCACGAACATAAGTAGAATTCTCAACAACATTATTCtt AATTCAGCCCGTCGAACACAGACACTCCTAGAAATCTTCAAGCCCTTTTTTCGTGGTGTCTTCGCTATAAAAGGTTTACCATCGGATAATCcacaataa
- the LOC124949607 gene encoding uncharacterized protein LOC124949607 isoform X3 codes for MSSLLFHHWIAGWLLLAFFGSKMSDCQNLYLMPYGTYYDDYRIESNDRVKYDVPETYYQYSPPVDSDLENNILRKNHLNFSPSSSSNYDYVAPSQDILDKKGRPDKNDEDNGWLDEEILEKMNMLERMLSDESNEKDFETKNSINDKIISESIMPEETKRVVRQVRKQRPGFFWTLAKIAFETFNDTQSAIKQISSIISNSIGPDTTTSKSIISDSLMESSKTSMISERNETTMTTEATMTNMKQTPVLTRSELQSLITRNIKGLIRLFNIEWQDALKQSDVNVNEFRKDLGKQVGTYLQDNPNAY; via the exons ATGTCTTCGTTGTTATTTCATCATTGGATTGCCGGTTGGCTATTGTTGGCTTTCTTTGGATCAAAAATGTCTGATTGTCAAAATTTATACTTGATGCCATATGGAACTTATTATGACGATTATAGAATTGAATCAAACGATCGTGTCAAATACGACGTACCGGAAACATATTATCAATACTCACCTCCTGTAGATTCAGatctcgaaaataatattttaagaaagaatCATTTGAATTTCTCGCCATCGAGCTCATCGAACTATGATTACGTCGCTCCATCACAGGATATTCTTGATAAAAAAGGTCGTCCCGATAAGAACGATGAGGATAATGGTTGGTTGGATGAagaaattcttgaaaaaatgaatatgcTCGAGAGAATGCTGTCGGACGAATCAAACGAGAAGGATTTCGAGACGAAAAATTCtatcaatgataaaatcatttcGGAATCTATCATGccggaagaaacgaaaagggtCGTCAGGCAAGTTCGTAAACAGAGGCCAGGATTCTTTTGGACCCTTGCAAAGATCGCATTTGag ACATTCAACGACACTCAATCGGCGATTAAACAAATTAGTTCAATAATTAGTAACAGTATTGGACCGGATACAACAACTAGTAAATCAATAATCAGTGATTCGTTGATGGAATCAAGTAAAACGTCGATGATAAGCGAACGAAATGAGACCACAATGACGACAGAAGCTACGATGACGAACATGAAGCAAACTCCAGTACTTACAAGGAGCGAACTTCAATCATTAATTACCAGAAACATCAAAggattaattcgattatttaacATCGAATGGCAGGATGCCCTTAAA cAATCGGATGTTAATGTGAATGAATTTAGAAAAGATCTTGGTAAGCAGGTAGGAACGTACTTGCAAGATAATCCCAATGCCTATTGA
- the LOC124949607 gene encoding uncharacterized protein LOC124949607 isoform X2, translating into MLHLRCRCTHVISHRNISFFTMSSLLFHHWIAGWLLLAFFGSKMSDCQNLYLMPYGTYYDDYRIESNDRVKYDVPETYYQYSPPVDSDLENNILRKNHLNFSPSSSSNYDYVAPSQDILDKKGRPDKNDEDNGWLDEEILEKMNMLERMLSDESNEKDFETKNSINDKIISESIMPEETKRVVRQVRKQRPGFFWTLAKIAFETFNDTQSAIKQISSIISNSIGPDTTTSKSIISDSLMESSKTSMISERNETTMTTEATMTNMKQTPVLTRSELQSLITRNIKGLIRLFNIEWQDALKQSDVNVNEFRKDLGKQVGTYLQDNPNAY; encoded by the exons ATGCTTCATCTAAGATGTCGTTGCACGCATGTCATTTCACAtagaaacatttcttttttcacg ATGTCTTCGTTGTTATTTCATCATTGGATTGCCGGTTGGCTATTGTTGGCTTTCTTTGGATCAAAAATGTCTGATTGTCAAAATTTATACTTGATGCCATATGGAACTTATTATGACGATTATAGAATTGAATCAAACGATCGTGTCAAATACGACGTACCGGAAACATATTATCAATACTCACCTCCTGTAGATTCAGatctcgaaaataatattttaagaaagaatCATTTGAATTTCTCGCCATCGAGCTCATCGAACTATGATTACGTCGCTCCATCACAGGATATTCTTGATAAAAAAGGTCGTCCCGATAAGAACGATGAGGATAATGGTTGGTTGGATGAagaaattcttgaaaaaatgaatatgcTCGAGAGAATGCTGTCGGACGAATCAAACGAGAAGGATTTCGAGACGAAAAATTCtatcaatgataaaatcatttcGGAATCTATCATGccggaagaaacgaaaagggtCGTCAGGCAAGTTCGTAAACAGAGGCCAGGATTCTTTTGGACCCTTGCAAAGATCGCATTTGag ACATTCAACGACACTCAATCGGCGATTAAACAAATTAGTTCAATAATTAGTAACAGTATTGGACCGGATACAACAACTAGTAAATCAATAATCAGTGATTCGTTGATGGAATCAAGTAAAACGTCGATGATAAGCGAACGAAATGAGACCACAATGACGACAGAAGCTACGATGACGAACATGAAGCAAACTCCAGTACTTACAAGGAGCGAACTTCAATCATTAATTACCAGAAACATCAAAggattaattcgattatttaacATCGAATGGCAGGATGCCCTTAAA cAATCGGATGTTAATGTGAATGAATTTAGAAAAGATCTTGGTAAGCAGGTAGGAACGTACTTGCAAGATAATCCCAATGCCTATTGA
- the LOC124949607 gene encoding uncharacterized protein LOC124949607 isoform X1, with amino-acid sequence MVLKNIMKGNEEKNHPRISSITMSSLLFHHWIAGWLLLAFFGSKMSDCQNLYLMPYGTYYDDYRIESNDRVKYDVPETYYQYSPPVDSDLENNILRKNHLNFSPSSSSNYDYVAPSQDILDKKGRPDKNDEDNGWLDEEILEKMNMLERMLSDESNEKDFETKNSINDKIISESIMPEETKRVVRQVRKQRPGFFWTLAKIAFETFNDTQSAIKQISSIISNSIGPDTTTSKSIISDSLMESSKTSMISERNETTMTTEATMTNMKQTPVLTRSELQSLITRNIKGLIRLFNIEWQDALKQSDVNVNEFRKDLGKQVGTYLQDNPNAY; translated from the exons AtggtattgaaaaatataatgaaaggaaatgaagagaaaaatcatCCTCGAATTAGTTCAATAACC ATGTCTTCGTTGTTATTTCATCATTGGATTGCCGGTTGGCTATTGTTGGCTTTCTTTGGATCAAAAATGTCTGATTGTCAAAATTTATACTTGATGCCATATGGAACTTATTATGACGATTATAGAATTGAATCAAACGATCGTGTCAAATACGACGTACCGGAAACATATTATCAATACTCACCTCCTGTAGATTCAGatctcgaaaataatattttaagaaagaatCATTTGAATTTCTCGCCATCGAGCTCATCGAACTATGATTACGTCGCTCCATCACAGGATATTCTTGATAAAAAAGGTCGTCCCGATAAGAACGATGAGGATAATGGTTGGTTGGATGAagaaattcttgaaaaaatgaatatgcTCGAGAGAATGCTGTCGGACGAATCAAACGAGAAGGATTTCGAGACGAAAAATTCtatcaatgataaaatcatttcGGAATCTATCATGccggaagaaacgaaaagggtCGTCAGGCAAGTTCGTAAACAGAGGCCAGGATTCTTTTGGACCCTTGCAAAGATCGCATTTGag ACATTCAACGACACTCAATCGGCGATTAAACAAATTAGTTCAATAATTAGTAACAGTATTGGACCGGATACAACAACTAGTAAATCAATAATCAGTGATTCGTTGATGGAATCAAGTAAAACGTCGATGATAAGCGAACGAAATGAGACCACAATGACGACAGAAGCTACGATGACGAACATGAAGCAAACTCCAGTACTTACAAGGAGCGAACTTCAATCATTAATTACCAGAAACATCAAAggattaattcgattatttaacATCGAATGGCAGGATGCCCTTAAA cAATCGGATGTTAATGTGAATGAATTTAGAAAAGATCTTGGTAAGCAGGTAGGAACGTACTTGCAAGATAATCCCAATGCCTATTGA